The following proteins are encoded in a genomic region of Coffea eugenioides isolate CCC68of chromosome 6, Ceug_1.0, whole genome shotgun sequence:
- the LOC113773873 gene encoding patatin-like protein 3 translates to MAAAAVSTTTTTASSMLHQLECNMDVDKLTCEIFSILENKFLFGYDDPKFVSHLPKINTTPPATAAPAAAASPLSTKHFPGGRGKVRILSIDAGGSTDGVLAAKSLAHLEATLCRKSGNPNARVADFFDVAAGAGAGGILAALLFTRGKDGRPLFTADEALKFVLHNAGKFSSPSAPAGILRRVFRPAKAEKLFGKVFGELTLKDTLKAVLIPCYDLGTGAPFLFSRADALEMDGCDFKMAEVCGATTASRAVGLRSTDGRKKMAAVGGGVAMSNPTAAAITHVLNNKQEFPFCKGVEDLIVVSLGNGEMDCAVGNHWNSSPAEYVRIAGDGAADMVDQAVSMAFGQWRGSNYVRIQGNGIVGKRSHISSSKRDDDRKAPKRKLDIIADQMLEQKNVESVLFQGKKLVESTNLEKLEWFAGEVLKEQEWRKTSSVLPPVILKQSSPSSPPRSSSATTLSTLSSC, encoded by the exons ATGGCGGCAGCTGCAGtatccaccaccaccaccacagcttcatcaatgcttcatCAGTTGGAGTGCAACATGGACGTGGACAAACTCACTTGTGAAATCTTCTCCATCCTCGAAAACAAGTTCCTTTTTGGGTACGACGATCCCAAGTTCGTTTCCCACCTCCCCAAAATTAATACTACTCCTCCTGCTACTGCTGCCcctgctgctgctgcttctCCCCTCAGCACCAAGCACTTCCCAGGCGGCCGCGGCAAAGTCCGAATCCTCTCCATTGATGCTGGTGGCTCCACCGACGGCGTTCTTGCTGCCAAGTCTCTGGCACACTTGGAGGCCACCCTCTGCCGCAAATCCGGAAACCCAAATGCCCGCGTTGCTGACTTCTTCGACGTCGCCGCCGGCGCCGGCGCAGGAGGCATCCTCGCCGCTCTGCTCTTTACCCGGGGGAAGGATGGAAGGCCCCTGTTCACCGCCGACGAAGCTCTCAAGTTTGTCCTGCACAATGCGGGGAAATTCTCCAGTCCGTCGGCACCCGCTGGGATACTCCGACGGGTATTCCGGCCGGCGAAGGCAGAGAAGCTGTTTGGCAAGGTGTTCGGGGAGTTGACTTTGAAGGACACGTTAAAAGCGGTGCTGATCCCCTGCTACGACCTGGGGACGGGTGCACCGTTCCTGTTTTCGCGCGCTGATGCGTTGGAAATGGACGGGTGTGACTTCAAGATGGCGGAAGTTTGTGGGGCCACGACCGCTAGCCGGGCCGTGGGGCTGAGGTCAACGGATGGGAGAAAGAAGATGGCGGCCGTTGGTGGTGGGGTGGCCATGAGCAATCCAACGGCTGCAGCTATCACTCACGTGCTGAATAACAAGCAAGAATTCCCGTTCTGCAAGGGAGTGGAGGATTTAATAGTGGTGTCTTTGGGCAATGGTGAAATGGATTGCGCCGTCGGAAATCACTGGAATTCTTCGCCGGCGGAGTATGTTAGGATCGCCGGAGACGGGGCTGCCGACATG GTGGATCAAGCAGTATCCATGGCATTCGGGCAGTGGCGGGGAAGCAACTACGTGAGGATTCAGGGAAATGGAATTGTGGGCAAGAGAAGCCATATTAGTAGCAGTAAAAGGGATGATGATCGAAAGGCTCCGAAGAGGAAGCTGGACATAATTGCGGACCAGATGCTGGAGCAAAAGAATGTAGAATCTGTGTTGTTTCAAGGGAAGAAGTTGGTTGAGAGCACAAATCTGGAGAAGCTGGAATGGTTTGCCGGGGAGGTACTCAAGGAGCAAGAATGGAGAAAAACCAGCAGCGTTTTACCACCTGTCATCTTGAAACAGTCCTCGCCATCTTCACCGCCTAGATCATCTTCTGCCACCACTCTGTCAACCCTCTCTTCCTGttaa
- the LOC113773344 gene encoding putative H/ACA ribonucleoprotein complex subunit 1-like protein 1, whose translation MRPPRGRGGGGFRGGRDGGRGGRDGGRGGFRGGGRFGGGGRGAFRDEGPPAEVVEISTFLHACEGDAVTSLTNEKIPYFNAPIYLQNKTQIGKVDEIFGPINESFFSIKMMEGIVATSYSAGDKFYIDPAKLLPLSRFLPQPKGQAQAGGRGGGRGGGRGGGRFGGRGGGGFRGRGAPRGGRGGPRGGGRGGGFRGRGRS comes from the exons ATGAGACCTCCAAGAGGGCGCGGGGGAGGCGGATTCAGGGGCGGCAGGGACGGAGGTCGCGGAGGACGAGATGGGGGGCGTGGTGGGTTCAGGGGAGGCGGTCGCTTTGGTGGCGGCGGCAGAGGAGCCTTTCGCGATGAAGGGCCCCCTGCCGAAGTTGTTG AGATTTCTACATTCCTCCATGCATGTGAGGGTGATGCAGTGACAAGCCTAACAAATGAAAAGATTCCCTATTTCAATGCACCAATTTACCTTCAGAACAAGACCCAGATTGGCAAAGTTGATGAGATTTTCGGCCCCATTAATGAGTCC TTTTTCTCCATTAAAATGATGGAGGGGATTGTAGCCACGTCTTATTCAGCTGGAGATAAGTTTTACATTGACCCTGCTAAGCTTTTGCCGCTCTCTAGATTCTTGCCCCAACCCAA GGGACAGGCACAAGCTGGTGGCAGAGGTGGAGGGCGTGGAGGAGGGAGAGGTGGTGGACGATTTGGCGGACGTGGCGGGGGTGGGTTCCGTGGAAGAGGTGCACCACGGGGTGGAAGAGGTGGTCCAAGAGGTGGTGGCCGTGGAGGTGGCTTTAGGGGCAGGGGAAGATCATAG